A genomic region of Rheinheimera sp. MMS21-TC3 contains the following coding sequences:
- the rsmA gene encoding 16S rRNA (adenine(1518)-N(6)/adenine(1519)-N(6))-dimethyltransferase RsmA: MTENVHQGHRARKRFGQNFLHDPQVIDRIVKAIAPKPSDFLVEIGPGLGALTEPVAEKSGHLTVIELDRDLAQRLQQHPTLAAKLSIHQADAMKFDFASLVPNDKKMKVFGNLPYNISTPLLFHLFQYADQIENMHFMLQKEVVMRMSAQHGTKAFGRLSVMTQFFCHAMPVVEVGPGAFKPAPKVDSAVVRLIPRSISERPQVPSEVLNRVCLEAFNQRRKTLRNCFSNIATAEDLEQLGLNPGLRPEQLAVADFVRIAQWLHQQEKVE; this comes from the coding sequence ATGACTGAAAATGTACACCAGGGCCATAGAGCCCGTAAGCGTTTTGGCCAAAACTTTTTACATGACCCGCAGGTTATTGATCGGATTGTTAAAGCTATAGCACCAAAACCTAGCGATTTTCTCGTAGAAATAGGACCTGGCCTAGGCGCTCTAACCGAACCTGTGGCAGAGAAATCTGGCCACCTTACGGTAATAGAACTAGACCGAGATTTAGCACAGCGTTTACAGCAACATCCTACTTTGGCCGCTAAACTTAGCATCCATCAAGCTGATGCCATGAAATTTGATTTTGCTAGCTTAGTGCCTAACGATAAAAAAATGAAAGTGTTTGGCAACTTGCCTTACAATATTTCAACACCGTTATTATTTCATTTATTTCAATATGCCGATCAAATTGAAAACATGCATTTTATGCTACAAAAAGAAGTGGTAATGCGCATGAGTGCTCAGCACGGTACTAAAGCTTTTGGCCGATTAAGTGTTATGACCCAGTTTTTTTGTCATGCTATGCCTGTGGTTGAAGTAGGACCTGGGGCTTTTAAACCCGCACCTAAGGTAGACTCTGCAGTCGTACGCTTAATACCAAGGTCTATTTCAGAGCGCCCTCAGGTCCCGTCCGAAGTATTAAATCGTGTTTGCTTAGAAGCTTTTAATCAGCGGCGTAAAACACTTCGTAATTGTTTTAGTAATATTGCAACAGCAGAAGATTTAGAACAATTAGGCTTAAACCCAGGTTTACGCCCTGAGCAACTAGCCGTAGCAGACTTTGTGCGTATCGCACAATGGCTTCATCAGCAGGAGAAAGTAGAATGA
- the apaG gene encoding Co2+/Mg2+ efflux protein ApaG — MSSHFNVPVEVETFYIAAQSDPAAERYVFAYTITIRNLTSDNLQLLRRYWLITDANGKETEVSGEGVVGEQPELAPGSSYRYTSGAVLDTPVGTMQGHYEMINASKEAITAPIPLFRLAMPNILN; from the coding sequence ATGAGTTCACATTTCAACGTTCCCGTTGAGGTTGAAACCTTTTATATCGCAGCACAATCAGATCCCGCAGCAGAACGTTATGTGTTTGCTTATACAATTACTATTCGCAATTTAACTAGCGATAACCTACAACTACTACGTCGCTATTGGTTAATTACTGACGCTAATGGTAAAGAAACCGAAGTTAGTGGTGAAGGAGTTGTTGGTGAACAACCTGAATTAGCTCCAGGCAGTAGCTATCGCTATACCAGCGGTGCAGTCTTAGATACTCCCGTTGGCACTATGCAAGGACATTATGAAATGATTAATGCCAGCAAAGAGGCCATAACAGCGCCTATTCCATTATTTCGTTTAGCTATGCCTAATATTTTAAATTAA
- a CDS encoding symmetrical bis(5'-nucleosyl)-tetraphosphatase yields the protein MATYVIGDLQGCFEPLQRLLQQINFSTKDDTLWFCGDLIARGPQSLECLNFIYNLGSSAQVVLGNHDLHFIACYYGIAEVKAKDKLQPLLQANNLETLVHWLRYQPLMHVCQQRNAMMVHAGLAPDWQLTEALEMTQEVQTQLQQQPLNLLQNMYGNKPVRFADAKTKEQRWRYTINSCTRMRFCSKTGALDLKHKGHPNDQPDLVPWYEFCRNKVLPQLFFGHWAALNGFSPVDNVFALDTGCVWGNSLTAYCIDSQKRFSVAATVL from the coding sequence ATGGCCACTTACGTTATAGGTGACTTGCAGGGCTGTTTTGAGCCTTTGCAGCGCTTATTGCAACAGATTAACTTTTCAACTAAAGATGACACCCTCTGGTTTTGTGGTGATCTTATTGCTCGTGGTCCACAATCTTTAGAATGCTTAAACTTTATCTATAACTTAGGTAGCTCTGCTCAAGTCGTCTTAGGTAACCATGATTTGCATTTTATTGCCTGTTATTATGGTATTGCTGAAGTTAAAGCCAAAGATAAATTACAGCCTTTATTACAAGCCAACAATCTTGAAACACTAGTGCATTGGTTAAGATATCAACCATTAATGCATGTCTGTCAGCAACGCAATGCCATGATGGTACATGCTGGCTTAGCACCGGATTGGCAACTAACTGAAGCTCTAGAAATGACCCAAGAGGTACAAACTCAACTACAGCAGCAGCCTTTAAATTTGTTGCAAAACATGTATGGTAATAAGCCTGTTCGTTTTGCTGATGCTAAGACAAAAGAACAAAGGTGGCGCTATACAATCAATAGCTGCACCAGAATGCGCTTTTGCTCAAAAACAGGAGCATTAGACTTAAAGCACAAAGGACACCCTAATGATCAGCCAGATTTGGTACCTTGGTATGAGTTTTGTCGCAATAAAGTTTTACCTCAACTATTTTTTGGCCATTGGGCCGCATTAAATGGCTTTAGCCCTGTAGACAATGTTTTTGCATTAGACACTGGCTGTGTATGGGGCAATAGCTTAACAGCCTACTGTATTGATAGCCAAAAACGATTTAGTGTGGCAGCAACTGTTCTTTAG